TCGAAACGTGCCGATTCGATTGGTTCTCGCGGACGACGCAAACTTCTCGCTTATCACACAGCAGAGCGGCGTATGCAGCAAGTGCTTGAATGGATTGAGTCTGGAAAAGAACCGGACTATGGCGTTCCCCCTGCCTTTGGAGAACGACCATTATCCATAGGTCGTCCATCTGTAGTTGAAGCAAGCCCATGGACTAGATCACAGACACACCTGCCATCGCCGACTCAACCGACTGTTGAGCCGAATGTGCAACGCAAAGAGGCACCTACTATTGAACCCAAGTATGAGGACTCGATGAACAGCGACGATTTTTACATCAACTTGTTTGTTAAAGCACCGGTCTGGTCCACGCCTGAGCCGAATGCTGATGAAGCCGCCCGATGGAGCAAGATGGCGGCGTTCTTGGAGCACATCTTGCGCCGCGTACGGCAGCAGGAGCCAAACAAGCGACTACGAATGTTGGATGTCGGGTGTGGTCGCGGGTGGCTCACCAATCTTGCTACAGCATACGGGACATGTGAGGGCATTGAGCCGGTCGCTGGGGTTGTCGAATGGGCACGCAAGCTGTTTCCCCATCTGCGGATTGAAGCGGGGATGGCCGAGAGTGTGCTGAGTCGGCCTGACTTTGCACCCTATGATGTCGTGCTGACTTCAGAGGTAATCGAGCATGTCCCGCACGAACAAAAGGAAAAGTTTCTGGCGCAGCTGTCCCAGCTTCTCAAGCCTGATGGCCATCTCATTCTCACGACGCCACGAGGTGAGATGTGGGAACGATGGAGTACAATCGCACCTCCGAATCAACCGGTGGAAGACTGGGTTACGGAAGATCAGTTGTGTGCCCTGTTTGCGTCGCAGGGATTTATGGAACTGGGGCGTGAGCGCGTCTATGTCGAAGTGCCAAATCTCCGGTTCATCCCGGCTCCAACGCCCGCTGACGTGCGTTCCATGAACCTGCTCCCTATCTACCAAGTGTGGGTCTGCCAGAGGACTTCTGCGCCTGTCCCTATTCCCTTTACGCGCCCACCGAAGGTGTCAGTCATCGTCCCGACGTACAATCGTCCAGACCGTCTTAGAACGGCCCTCGAGAGCCTAGCTCGTCAAACATTTCAGGACTTCGAGGTCATCGTTGTCAATGACGGGGGTTGCGAGGTGGGGTTTGTTATTGCCGCCTGTGCCGATCGCCACCGCATTACAAGCATCAGCCATGATAGGAACCGTGGGCTGGCCGCAGCCCGAAATAGCGGGCTGCGTATGGCGAAGGGATCCTATATCGCCTATCTCGATGATGATGACCGCTACCTTCCACATCACCTTGAGACTCTTGTCAGTTTTCTGGAGCGTGGCGAATGCCGGGTGGCGTACACTGACGCCTGGCGCGTTCATGAGCAACAAATCGATGGCGAGTATATCGAGACCGAGCGTGATCTTCCGTATTCGTACGACTTCAGTCCGGCCGACCTTCTGGTGGGCAACTACTTCCCTGTGTTGAGTGTCATGCATGCGAGGCAGTGCTTGGACCAGGTGGGATTCTTCGACGAGTCGCTGTTTGCGCACGAGGACTGGGATCTTTGGATTAGGATGGCGACGCGATTTCCATTTAAGCACCTACCCGTGACTACGGCCGAGTTTACCTGGCGGAGCGATGGCACCTCCATGACGAGCGGGACTAGCGAGACATATCGGCGCACGATCGACATCATTTACCGAAAATATGCGCCCCACGCAGAACAAATTGCCGGGGTTCGTGAAGCACAGGCTCAGAATCTGCAAAAATTGTATGCCAAAGCTCCTGCGAAATCCTATGTGTGTTCTATCATTATACCGGTGTGGAACCGGCTCGATCTCACAATGGAATGCTTGACGGCTTTGTCGAAGATCCAAGACCAGCCGGAATATGAGGTGATCGTCGTGGATAACGGATCGACCGACGGCACTCAGGAATTCTTGCAAACATTGGGCGGGGATGTTCAGGTTATTCTCAATGACGAGAACTTTGGCTTTGCCAAAGCCTGCAACCAAGGGGCACGGTCCGCGCGTGGGCACTATCTTGTCTTCTTGAACAACGATACGATTCCACAGCCTGGTTGGCTGAATGCCCTGGTCGCGGAAGCAGAGGACGATGTATCCATCGGCGTAGTCGGCAGTAAGCTCCTCTATGCTGATGGCACGATCCAGCATGCGGGAGTGGTCCTTGCGAGAGGACACCTCAACCCGTATCACCTCTACCAACGGTTTTCAGCCGACCATCCTGCGGTCAATCATCGAAGGGAGCTCCAAGCTGTCACGGCAGCATGTCTCCTGATTCGCCGAGGGATTTTTGACGAAGTGGGAGGCTTCGACGAAGGCTTCCGCAACGGCTTCGAAGACGTCGATCTCTGTCTGAAATCACGTCAGCGCGGATATCGGGTAGTCTATCAACCGCGAAGCGTTCTCTACCATCTTGAGAGTCAGACACCTGGGCGCAAAGCCTACGATAGTGAAAATTGGCGACGCTTGTATGAACGGTGGAAGGATTGTTGGTGGCTAACGGAGGAGGATATTCATTACCACGCTGATGGGTACAAGCTGATTGGGGCGGGAGAGGATGGCAATCTGAACGGTCACCTTGAGTTAATGACCGATATTCGGGATCGAGCGGCGTGGGCTCACGTTGCTGCGACGCAGGCCGCTGCTACAAGACAGGAGTGGGCACAGGTGCGGAGGGAGCTGTCGCTTTATCAGGATTGGCCTGCTGACTCCTCAGTATTGTTATGGGCAGGGATGATATGCGAGCGCCTGCATGAATCGACCTTACAGGTAAAGTTTCTGGACCGGTATCTTAAATTACAGGATGACCTACCGATGCGGCTTCAAGTCATCCGTACGTTTCTAGAACAACAGGATCTTGGAGCCGCTGACCGACATCTACAGAAGTTGTTGAGTGTGAGCCCCAATCACGCCGAAGGTCTGTTGTTAAAGGGGATCCTCGGCATGCAGCGCGAACAGTACGAGCAAGCGGAACAGGCGTTTGAGTCAGCCATGGGTGCTGGTGCAGACAGGAAGAAATGTTTGATGGGAATGGGGATGGCGGCGATGGGACGAGCCTACACACAAGGAGCGTGGGAGCGATTTCTCCAAGTATTGGCTGAATATCCTGACGACGCTGAAGCCATTCATTGGTTGCTCCGAGCAGGGACAGCACAAAACCGATGGCAAGAGCTGGGCGAACAGCTGCGCAGCTATGTCGAGAGAAATCCAGAAGACGTAGCCACGCGATTTGCATTCGCCAGCGTGTTGTTGCGTGGGGAGCAGATCGAGGCAGCCCGTCGGGAGCATGATGCTCTTCGACGGATGGCGCCGAGCTATGACGGACTGGATGAACTCGGTCGAGCCATAACAGGGAGAGAAGCGGCGTTGGCCATGGCGAGTTCGTCGTTTGTGAATGGTGAAGCGTGACGCGCCCAGATACTGTGAAGCGTATGTCGTGAAACGTCAGGATTCGGAACGAGATACGCTTCATGAGGCTCGCTTCACGCATGATGCACGCAGGCTGGGTGTCACCGGTGACGAGGTGATGGTTGTCCCCGTGGTCAATGCAAGCCAGAATAAGGGACGGGACATGGGACGCGTCCTTGTGATTCAACTGGCCAGATTAGGGGATCTCGTGCAAACGGTTCCTGCGATCACCGCGCTGAGGACAGCTCACCCAGATTGGGTGATTCATCTCTTGTGTCCGGCGCAGTTGGCCGAACTCGGTCGACTCCTACCAGGAGTTTCTCATGTTGTGAGCTGGGATGGAGCCGCATGGCATCGACGAGCGGCCAGTGCCGAGGTGGAGGTACGTCCCGAACATCTTGCAGAAGCCGGTGCCGGGATTCGTGCCATCAGCAAAGACCTCTATGACCGTGCGTTTGTGTTGAACCAACATCCTCGAGCGTTCATAGCCGGAGCACTCCTCGCACGGGAGTCCGTTGGAGCCGTAAGCGGGAAGCCGCTGAGCCACAAGCTGTCCCCGTGGGCGGAGTACATCAGACGCGTGGCGACATCCAAACGCAGTCATCGTGTTCACCTGGCGGACGCGTTTTGTGGCATGTGCGGCCTCTCCCCAACGAATGACATCATGCCCATACAAGTTCCAACAACGGTCCTTCCCACCGACCTTGAGCCGATCGGGCAGTCGAATGGTGATTGGATCGGCCTGCTGGTTGGGGCGGGAGATCAAGAGCGATTGGTTCCGATTGGAGTCTGGAAGCGCCTGATCGCCGAGTGTCTGGAGCTGTGTCCTGACAGTCGCATCGTGTTGATCGGGGATCAGCACGAACACGAGCGGGCACAACGTATTCAGGAGGCACTCGCTCCGTTGCTTCTGGGTCGGGTGTGGGACACCACAGGAAGGCTCTCGCTGGTTCAGCTGGCGGGCCTTCTCGCTCGCTGTCGCGTTGTGGTCGGAACGGACACCGGTCCACTTCATCTCGCAGCGGCGGTCGGGACCAGAGTCATCGGGTGGTATTTTGCCAGGGCGCGTGTGCATGAAACGGGGCCCTATGGTCTGAATCACTGGGTATGGCAGGCGGAGGCGAGAGAGATGGATCGGCTGACCGCAGTCAAGCCGAGCCGATGGCCCATCGCTGAGACGATAGCCCTGCTTGGTGATGGCGCTGCCGCGTCGGTCGAGGAGTGGTCGCTGTGGAGAAGTTACCGCGATAATCTGGGCGCCTATTATGTCGAGTCGGAGCACGAGCCGATCGAGCCGTGTGAA
The nucleotide sequence above comes from Nitrospira sp.. Encoded proteins:
- a CDS encoding glycosyltransferase; its protein translation is MGHPKILLVQLEFGTWAQAKAWSYLGNFAVEDGLRADGCDCVTLPALSDVPDSSPLSWLHHAKQLLAGQRFDQVWVWLVHNRYSEAFLEWVDELAPVRVGLIMESLEYSEEDCRRWPHLRDRAAFVKGQIRHMTHVLAADERDADVINQSGLVQALFWPSAVPSRFITETIVHPSRREVAFYGELYGERKAWLAMPGLKDLLIHPPSAEAATEFPQLFNALHQQMAERFQSGWQPNQAALTEYVELWRRLREAIFVNWLASLKTWSAIVNLPSLFQSYAGRVVEAMAAGRPVISWEIPNRPRTKALFQDNQEIVLFSAHSPESLAGRIEYVLSDSKRADSIGSRGRRKLLAYHTAERRMQQVLEWIESGKEPDYGVPPAFGERPLSIGRPSVVEASPWTRSQTHLPSPTQPTVEPNVQRKEAPTIEPKYEDSMNSDDFYINLFVKAPVWSTPEPNADEAARWSKMAAFLEHILRRVRQQEPNKRLRMLDVGCGRGWLTNLATAYGTCEGIEPVAGVVEWARKLFPHLRIEAGMAESVLSRPDFAPYDVVLTSEVIEHVPHEQKEKFLAQLSQLLKPDGHLILTTPRGEMWERWSTIAPPNQPVEDWVTEDQLCALFASQGFMELGRERVYVEVPNLRFIPAPTPADVRSMNLLPIYQVWVCQRTSAPVPIPFTRPPKVSVIVPTYNRPDRLRTALESLARQTFQDFEVIVVNDGGCEVGFVIAACADRHRITSISHDRNRGLAAARNSGLRMAKGSYIAYLDDDDRYLPHHLETLVSFLERGECRVAYTDAWRVHEQQIDGEYIETERDLPYSYDFSPADLLVGNYFPVLSVMHARQCLDQVGFFDESLFAHEDWDLWIRMATRFPFKHLPVTTAEFTWRSDGTSMTSGTSETYRRTIDIIYRKYAPHAEQIAGVREAQAQNLQKLYAKAPAKSYVCSIIIPVWNRLDLTMECLTALSKIQDQPEYEVIVVDNGSTDGTQEFLQTLGGDVQVILNDENFGFAKACNQGARSARGHYLVFLNNDTIPQPGWLNALVAEAEDDVSIGVVGSKLLYADGTIQHAGVVLARGHLNPYHLYQRFSADHPAVNHRRELQAVTAACLLIRRGIFDEVGGFDEGFRNGFEDVDLCLKSRQRGYRVVYQPRSVLYHLESQTPGRKAYDSENWRRLYERWKDCWWLTEEDIHYHADGYKLIGAGEDGNLNGHLELMTDIRDRAAWAHVAATQAAATRQEWAQVRRELSLYQDWPADSSVLLWAGMICERLHESTLQVKFLDRYLKLQDDLPMRLQVIRTFLEQQDLGAADRHLQKLLSVSPNHAEGLLLKGILGMQREQYEQAEQAFESAMGAGADRKKCLMGMGMAAMGRAYTQGAWERFLQVLAEYPDDAEAIHWLLRAGTAQNRWQELGEQLRSYVERNPEDVATRFAFASVLLRGEQIEAARREHDALRRMAPSYDGLDELGRAITGREAALAMASSSFVNGEA
- a CDS encoding glycosyltransferase family 9 protein — encoded protein: MKRQDSERDTLHEARFTHDARRLGVTGDEVMVVPVVNASQNKGRDMGRVLVIQLARLGDLVQTVPAITALRTAHPDWVIHLLCPAQLAELGRLLPGVSHVVSWDGAAWHRRAASAEVEVRPEHLAEAGAGIRAISKDLYDRAFVLNQHPRAFIAGALLARESVGAVSGKPLSHKLSPWAEYIRRVATSKRSHRVHLADAFCGMCGLSPTNDIMPIQVPTTVLPTDLEPIGQSNGDWIGLLVGAGDQERLVPIGVWKRLIAECLELCPDSRIVLIGDQHEHERAQRIQEALAPLLLGRVWDTTGRLSLVQLAGLLARCRVVVGTDTGPLHLAAAVGTRVIGWYFARARVHETGPYGLNHWVWQAEAREMDRLTAVKPSRWPIAETIALLGDGAAASVEEWSLWRSYRDNLGAYYVESEHEPIEPCERAQIWRQLQPLSVS